In Miscanthus floridulus cultivar M001 chromosome 5, ASM1932011v1, whole genome shotgun sequence, one genomic interval encodes:
- the LOC136449906 gene encoding UDP-glucuronic acid decarboxylase 2-like translates to MASELTYRGGSAAPGSASSGGEYSPKPSKPLSWLSRAARYAAAEHRPVFALAGMLFAAALFTFSSPSTSSPSEPAASVGFNHLAVAGHPSFLQSVGGKVPLGLRRRALRVLVTGGAGFVGSHLVDRLVERGDSVIVVDNFFTGRKGNVAHHLQNPRFEVIRHDVVEPILLEVDQIYHLACPASPVHYKYNPIKTIKTNVVGTLNMLGLAKRIGARFLLTSTSEVYGDPLQHPQVETYWGNVNPIGVRSCYDEGKRTAETLTMDYHRGANLEVRIARIFNTYGPRMCIDDGRVVSNFVAQALRKEPLTVYGDGKQTRSFQYVSDLVEGLMKLMEGDHIGPFNLGNPGEFTMLELAKVVQDTIDPDARIEFRPNTADDPHKRKPDISRAKELLGWEPKVPLREGLPRMVTDFRKRIFGDQGESTEAAGGLS, encoded by the exons ATGGCGTCGGAGCTGACCTACCGTGGCGGCAGCGCGGCGCCAGGCTCCGCCTCCAGCGGCGGGGAGTACTCCCCGAAGCCCTCCAAGCCGCTCTCCTGGCTCTCCCGCGCCGCGCGCTACGCCGCCGCCGAGCACCGCCCCGTCTTCGCCCTCGCTGGCATGCTCTTCGCTGCCGCCCTCTTCACTTTCTCCTCCCCCTCCACCTCATCGCCGTCCGAACCCGCCGCGTCGGTCGGATTCAACCACCTTGCCGTCGCCGGACACCCGTCCTTCCTCCAGTCCGTCGGCGGCAAGGTGCCCCTGGGGCTGCGTCGGCGCGCGCTGCGGGTGCTCGTGACGGGCGGCGCCGGGTTTGTGGGGAGCCACCTTGTGGACCGGCTGGTGGAGCGCGGCGACAGCGTGATCGTGGTGGACAACTTCTTCACGGGGCGCAAGGGCAACGTGGCGCACCATCTCCAGAACCCCAGGTTCGAGGTGATCCGCCACGACGTCGTCGAGCCCATACTGCTCGAGGTCGACCAGATCTACCACCTTGCCTGCCCAGCCAGCCCCGTGCACTACAAGTACAACCCCATCAAGACCATCA AGACGAATGTTGTTGGGACACTGAACATGCTTGGATTGGCCAAGAGGATTGGGGCAAGGTTCCTACTTACAAGCACCAGTGAGGTCTATGGTGATCCCCTCCAGCACCCTCAGGTGGAAACTTATTGGGGCAATGTCAACCCTATAG GTGTCAGGAGCTGCTATGATGAGGGCAAGCGTACAGCTGAAACATTAACCATGGACTACCATCGTGGTGCCAACCTTGAG GTAAGGATTGCCCGGATCTTTAACACATATGGTCCTCGCATGTGCATTGATGATGGCCGTGTTGTCAGTAATTTTGTTGCTCAG GCGCTGAGGAAGGAGCCTTTGACAGTCTATGGTGATGGCAAGCAGACTAGGAGCTTTCAATATGTCTCAGATTTG GTGGAAGGGCTGATGAAGCTCATGGAAGGGGATCATATTGGACCATTCAACCTCGGTAATCCTGGAGAATTCACCATGCTGGAGCTGGCCAAGGTGGTTCAGGACACCATCGACCCAGACGCGCGCATCGAGTTCCGTCCAAACACTGCAGACGATCCACACAAGCGCAAGCCTGACATCAGCCGCGCAAAAGAGCTCCTTGGCTGGGAGCCCAAGGTTCCCCTTCGTGAGGGTCTTCCCCGCATGGTCACTGACTTCCGCAAACGTATCTTCGGGGACCAGGGAGAATCCACTGAGGCAGCTGGTGGCCTTTCTTAG